Genomic DNA from Lycorma delicatula isolate Av1 chromosome 5, ASM4794821v1, whole genome shotgun sequence:
TCAGCTTATTACAGTGGCTTAATTATGCCagctaatttttattactttaacattTAATAAGCTTTAAGTTGCCATAAGTtatgaaaaacttgtttttattacattttcttcttcttgatATTCacatacttcatttattttcttaaatatatttatgtaatttaatttattattattagtattttttcttactttgtaaAAGCTagatttggattatttttttatgttttttaatgttttgtgatcATTATTTGTGAATGTAAAGTAACCTGCTTTAAACATACACATTACTGTAAGTATCATAATAGGGTTTTATATTGATCACCTTTgcggtaagaaatatttattcataggttaaaagttaattaatctaagtttttatatttttaaattaatataaacatatattgtagttcataaaaatctatttttagtttGGTGGATATCGTTATGAGGAAGTAGAAAAAGCAAAAGCTCAGTGTGTAGTTTTACCTTATATCGAATGTTATGGTCCAAGAACATTTTACAAAGATGGATTTCCTTgtattaagtaagtaatttttttcttttacttaaatacaAACAGATTTAACTTATCAAATTTCAGCTTTCAGTAATTATGATTATTGAAGacgaaatctataaaaattataaattagtagcTTTATAttatatgacaataaaaaaaaaaaaacaagaaaattaaaccaGATGCCATTGAATTAAATCCTTTTTCACAGAATCATTGAATATTATGCTAACAAGAATTTTCTCATTTCATTTGCATTAGTATCGGcccattaaaataactttttattgtttctggCTTCTTTACTGAAACATTGATTAGTGAAAAGATTAGTCTCAGTAatgataaatctaattttttttttttttgtcgtcagtcatttgactggtttgatgcagctctccaagattccctatctagtgctagttgtttcatttcagtatactctctacatcctacatccctaacaatttgttttacatattccaaacgtggcctgcctacacaatttttcccttctacctgtccttccaatattaaagcgactattccaggatgccttagtatgtggcctataagtctgtctcttcttttaactatatttttccaaatgttttttcttcatcgatttgccgcaacacctcttcatttgtcactttatctatccatctgatttttaacattctactatagtaccacatttcaaaagcttctgtttTCTTCAcaggtactccgattgttcaagtttcacttccatataaagccacgctccaaacatatactttaaaaaatcttttccggacatttaaattaattttttgatgtaaacaaattatatttctgactgaaagctcattccgcctgtgctattcggcattttatatcgctcctgctttgtccatcttgtaattctacttcccaaataacaaaattcttctacctccataatcttttctcttcctattttcacattcagtggtccatcttcattatttctgttacatttctttactttcgttttgttgttgtttattttcatgcagtagttcttgtgtaggacttcatccatgctgttcattgtttcttttaaatcctttttactctcagctagaattactatatcatcagtaaatagtagcatctttatcttttcaccttgtactgctactccagatctaaattgttctttaacatcattaactgctagttctatgtaaagattaaaaagtaacggagatagggaacatccgtgtcagactccttttcttattatggctcctttcttatgttcttcaattattactgttgctgtttggttcctgtaaatgttagcaatcattcttctatctctgtatttgaacccaattttttttaaatgctgaacattttattccagtctacgttttcgaatgccttttctaggtctatataaatgccaagtatgttagtttgtttttctttaatcttccttctactattaatctcaggcctaaaattgcttcccttgtccctatacttttcctgaaaccaaattggtcttttcctaacacttcttccactctccactcaattcttctgtatagaattctagttatgatttttgatgcatgactagttaaactaattgttctgtattcttcacatttatctgcccctgctttctttggtatcatgactacaacactctttttaaagtctaacggaacttcccctttttcataaatattacacaccagtttgtataatctatcaatcgcttcctcacctgcactacgcagtaattctacaggtgttccgtctattccaggagcctttctgccatttaaatcttttaatgctctcttaaattcagtattgtttctcccatttcatcctcctcaacttcctcttcttcctctataacaccattttctaattcatttcctccgtataactcttcaatatattccacccatctatcgactacctttcgtattatatattggtgtaccatctttgtttaacacattattagattttaatttatgtaccccaaaattttccttaactttcctgtatgctccatctattttaccaatgttcatttctctttccacttctgaacacttttctttaatccactcttctttcgccagtttgcacttcctgtttatagcatttcttaattgccgatagttcctttcttcatcactatcattcttatattttctacgttcattcatcagctgcaatatatcgtctgaaacccaaggttttctaccagttctctttattccgcctaagttcgcttctgctgatttaagaatttcctttttaacattctcccattcttgttctacattttctaccttatcttttttactcagacctcttgcgatgccctcctcaaaaatcttctttacctcctcttcctcaagtttctctaaattccaccgattcatctgacaccttttcttcaggtttttaaaccccaatctacatttcattatcaccaaattatggtcgctgtcaatgtctgctccagggtaagttttgcagtcaacgagttgatttctaaatctctgcttaaccatgatataatctatctgataccttgcagtatcgcctggctttttccaagtgtatattcttctattatgatttttaaattgggtgttggcaattattaaattatacttcgtgcaaaactctataagtcggtcccctctttcattccttttgcccagcccgtattcacccactatatttccttccttgccttttccaatcttcaactattattaaattttcatccccttttacgcgtttaattgcttcatcaatctcttcgtatacacactctacctcatcatcatcatgggcgcttgtgggcatatagacgttaacaattgttgtcggtttaggttttgattttatccttattacaatgattctatcgctgtgcgtcttgaaatactccactctcctccctatcttcttgttcatcacgaaacctactccagcctgcccattatttgacgctgagttaattactctaaaatcacctgaccaaaaggtCAGGTAAATCTAATATATCATCTGATAAAACCATGGTAAACAGCTCAAATGGATTTTCTGTTGAAATGTCAGATCTTAAGTACTGATTATCTTGAAACTCCTAGAAggaatttacatttaaatcagCAATAGGAGACTAGTCAGGCCTGGTTATTGTAGCTTCAACTCCACTTAATTCTGATGTATGAAAGTTATGTGAAGAATAAAAATCCCTTAACCATGTTTCTGGATAATTCCAGTCCTCATCAGTGTTGTCAGAAAAATCTGCTGTAGATGCATAAACAGAATTGCTGCTCTGAGCAGTAATTGTAACATATGGATAAAACCTGCTGTACTGGGTTCAGAGGAATCTACTGTATTATTTTCTGCTAGATTAAATGTTATCTTGACAGATTTAATGTTATCAGTAGATAAATATGAAGTTTGTATTATAATcaaaaaaccctaattttttcatCTGACACCAATAATTCACACTTCACTCACTCACACTTCAACTgacaccaataatttttttttggcattagtaaaatgaaaagaaaagaataaaaaaattgcaaaactaaAGAAACAAACACTTTTTAGTCACATCTGGTAGACAAATATGACAGACATCAAGGTCGCTAGTAAACAAAGGCACGGTGTGTAGGTGTGCCACTCCACCACCATTTCTATCTAGCCAAGATGGTTCACCTGAGAACCACTGAGTAATTTGATGTGACAAATAGCTGGCGCAACACACCTGAGTACTGATGCACTTCTTTTGTAGGTCAAAGTGTAACATGGGTGTGGTGtgccaaatatttttttgggataaaacaaattccaaaaaactaaaataaatcactattgaatgcattatttcaaatacaatttttcgaaagaaCTAGAGAAGACTGTTCATGACATCAAACATCTTTCTATTAAAAGCAGAGAAATATTATGCTGCTGGCAGGaacatgttaaaaacaaaattgtaaactaACATAATCCTACACTGGTAAAACAGCCTTTGTTTTGATCACAgaaactggaaattttttttgagtttgttGAAAGTAGTCGTATTACTCTACAGAAATGGTGAAGATCATTGTAATCCCAACTCATGTCAATACTAATAtttaatctttcataaaatatctCGGAATAATggtaaacaataatttaagtaGAAATGGACTTAAGACATATAAAAATCTCTAAGCATAAACTCAGATTTGTTACTaacgtaatgaaaatattaaagagctaaaaatatttatgctgtccttgtataaaatatatttcctgcaaaacaaataataaaataattattaatggtcTTAGTAAATATCTaagtcttcaaatttttttatgattagacAATTATGATAGTAATAGTTAcaaatgttacatatatatatgtaacattttatataagtTGAATATTATTAGATGGAGAGGGAAGTAATTTGGAAactaattctagagcttgaaattagGAAAAAGggtcatacaaacatatgtccaaaaatgttttggacaaaaaacaaaaaatctgccTAGATTTCAATTCCTTcagtgaaatgaagtcatactgacATTTTTAAGGTATTACATAAaggataaacttgatggttttttatgttttttgacctgtaaaatcagataaaactggtcccagaactatatctcctgtagttttcatgatatccaacgtaaaacagaaagatttgataaaatcatttttttttagatttgaagtacagtaactttgttaaatgattaataaatgcttaaattttattatcaacttgtagagaatttaattttgagaaaattatgtagtctatgaaaaaaaattgcaactgttttattaaaaacagaacagaagaatgttattaatttgttaagattaaaaacaactgtttttagtaCAGTAAGGAGGACCTTAGATGCTTAGGAACTGCAtccttatcatgttcagaaaTTTCAACACCTCCTACTTGGTGACCATGCCAGGGGACTGCAGTTTTGCAAcgggttaaaaataattatcacttaaaTCCATTCATACTATTTTCAACGAAGCTACTTTTATCCTAATGGTGTAAACAACTCACAGATTTCACAttggtggtctgaagaaaactcaCATactgtagttgaatcaaatttccagcaacaatTTTTGGTGTGATCGACAACCAATGTAGACCCCCTTTCTTACTAGAATGTCACAGGGAGAAACTAcctggaatttttaaataatgaatttcttagCGTTTGAAAATGTATCATAGGCAATACAAATTGAAATGTAGTATGAACTTTGAACCAACATATTTCacaaatgaagtaaatttacTGGTTAATGGATCGTATATAAAGGGTTagtaaattggccacctagatcatCGAACCTTACTCCCTTAGAATACTGTTCATGGAGATGGTTGAGGTGTAACATGAGGTATATAAGCAAAAAGTAGACAAATGTAATGAACTGATCACTTGTATTCTTAATACTGTTGCCCTCATCAAGAAATGCAAATGTATCATTAGATTgacgacagaaaatgtaaggaaactacttgaaaagtgcattgatgtcagtggtggaatttttgaacatttattgtaaattaaagtataaaccacagtgagtattttttttaagtagaataaaaatattttaatttttcaaaggttaaatttattgtactaaaaactactgtttttacttttttaaattcataatattttttgttttgtttttaattttaaaagttgttttcctttctcgaacatcaattttctcagaattaaattctgtacaatttttgttattatacatttattagttattaaacaaagctattgtacacaaaaaatatgtttttcgttactgaatttttctgttggatattatgaaaacagGGGGAGGGAGATACAATTCTGAGAactgtttaatttgattttttaggtaaaaaaaaaagaaaccatcaagtttacccctcaCATGACTTAAAAATCTCAGTATAACCTCATTTCAGTGGTGGAACTGGAAATCCAGGTAAAATGTTTTGCTTGctgtaactcaataacaaagaaagttttctgacatgtttttatttactttttccttatttcaagctctttAGAATCAGTTCCCTTTCCTGtcatcagtacagccatgagtggCTCTTACTATTGCCGCCTACTGAAACAAAAGATAGGATATACCCATCAGAGATGAGAGATATCCTTTTCCATGACGCCAGGTCGCAAACTGCAATGGGATGAATTGGAAGAAATGCCCTGAGAAATCCTCGACCACCCTCTCTACAATCCAGATTTGTccccctgtgactattttttgtttgcaccCTTGAAAGAATTGCCTGGAGGGGAACAATTCGTAAACAAAGATGTCGAGGAACACATGTGCAATTGGTTGATGactcattttcaaactttttatgaacaaggaatattaaTGCTTCCAAATCATTCGCAAAAGTATGTAGGTAAtgcaggagactatatagagaattgatgaaggtatgaattgtgtctattattaatcaataaatttatataaaaatattacatttatatttgattcaccctcttattttaaagaaattttgtcactgattttatttgttttagtactATTTCTTTTCAGAATTTCTTTCTTAGCTATGAATCCATGCCATCCTAAATTTTTTCGATTGCGGTATCTGCTAGAACAATATCATGTTTAATTCCATTCTACATCTTCAGATTTACAAGTGTCATACAGATGGCTTTATTCTTCTTAAGTCTGATTTCTAAGTGCCATTTTGGTTCTGAGAGTGCATTTTCTATCAGCATGGAATTGATGTTAAGTTTGGTGAAAttaagttcagtttttttttttttagtttaatattttctggGTCTGTTACctttaaagtgaattttatagaaaaatttgtttgtctacttttacttaaattttcattattacatctTGGAACATTAGTTGTTTATTGGAATAAATACatgcatttttttgtttacatttctttctctttaatgtgttatttgttttatgtttgcatttttaactttatattcatAAATCTTGTTTTTGAATTATAGATACAAAGGACATTATTTTGTTACAACCTTAATGTACAGTATTTTGCTGGGTTTTCTCGGTATGGATAGATTTTGTCTCGGTCAAACCGGTACTGCTGTTGGTAAATTACTTACTTTAGGAGGAATTGGAATTTGGTGGATCGTAGATGTTATTTTATTAGTCACAAATGGTCTTCAACCAGAAGATGGTACAAATTGGAATGCTTATGCATAATAcactgtgtattaaaaaaaaagttgagtttatttgtatttagtatattgtattatatttatgtattcattttttaaaaatagtcatgtttctatttcatgtatttttttgtgtaaataaatatttgtaataaaatatttttagttatgttatttactgcactttatttttcaaatataaatttctgttaagAAGCAACAGGAAATTTAACAGAAGTTAATTCAAGTATTCAGTATTAATTCAAGTTGTTGAATTAATTGTTAACTGTGTTCTTACGTTAGTTTTTCAACtgcattttataaagaaattctttttctatACACTGCTTTACATTTAACTTTTGATTTcccattttactatttattattgtacacAGAACTGGCAAAATTTCTATACATACATTCAccttcaaaataaatgttttgtttatcaaCATGTCtcggttttgaaaaaaaaaattctggcaaTTCCTTTTTTTGAAGTTGTTAAAAGACAATTATTCTTTACAGCAAATAAACTTTTGTTATAAACAGTATTTAGCAAAACAAGTTGatgtatttgaatattataaattagattttcatCATATTCAGtaaaaggatttcacaactttaagagcatataaaaatttgagataactTAAAGATTTGGTTGAGGACTCATTTTCATAGAAAAaccacatcaagtttgtcacccaacattcactttggttcaatatggcttccatttgatttgtaatgcgacatacattccacctgaagctgatttcattccagactttACCAGCAAGTCAGCAAGAACAGCAGGTATAAAActgatctttaataaaacccTATAAGAAAAATTCTAGCAAGATAAAATCtagggagcgaggtggccatgcaattggactttTACGACCAATCCACCAACCTGGGAATCTActatcaagaaaatcttggaaCTTCTAGATGGTAGTGATGTAGTGCCCCATCTTGgtgatagtaatggcatccatctaGGTTATCATTATCTAAccaaggaattagaaaattttgaagtatgtccagataaatgataccatCTATGGTTGCCTTGTGGAAgtacagtctttgtttgtttaaggctatcacgaatgtattgcaaagtttcatgaggattttcactatcccatattcggcagttatagGTGTTCACCTTGCTACTGATGTGAACCGTTGACtctatcactaaaaattacattgtttaaagatatattatctgcaattctatctatcatttccacacaaaattgCAACTGGCAAATTTGTCATCACCTATGTGTTGAACCATGGTAAGCGGTTACTATGCAATAAGCGCCAAACAGTTGTTTGTGAAATTCCAGTCTCATGTGATGCAAGTCGAGTTAATCTCTTTGCATTACATGTGCAAAACTTTTTCTGAGTTGTTCCATAGCAGCGTCACGGACACGTGGGCATCCTGGTGATGTTTTAAGTTTAACAAAGGTTTATTAGGAGGCTCCTTAACATATTCTATGAAAATTACATCAATTGCAGTTGTTAACATCAGactgtgaaaccaaaacacacagcgagcacatTCTGCACCAGTAGATATCAATTTTTAGCAACCCTGGTGGTCAAATTCGGTATAACAAACTACATGAGTCAatacttgatgtatttttctatgaaatgagacattAACCAAATCtagaagttattaaataaatctttatatgtttttaaagtataaaataaagtctTCTTTGAATTGCCCAATATTAGTACCAGCAAACTGTGCATACCAAACAAAATCTTGGTGAATCTCCTTACTCCTATTagctactaaataaataaagccaAGGGAGCTCTGAAAACTTAAAGAATCTTTTCCACTCACTTTATTCATAATTAGCATCGCTGAGAAGCCATGTAATTTTAGTGCAAGCTAAATTAACAAACCTTTTGTTTGTcagataaaaagagaaattaaatactatatgtacattctttttttttgtaaattataaatataataaaaatatttggatttcattctgtaaattctatatctactaaCTGTTAATACCAAATATTAACAACATTACCAAGTTTTAACAGGTTTTATGTATTCAGTTACAGGCTAGATCtgacattttcattatttacatgcACAACTGAACAAAATCTGTGCCCATCATTCAATAATGTCCATAAACTGACAATGAGTGAGCAATGTCCATAAATTGTATGAGCATGGCTTGAAATTTAAATTGTGGTAACATATAACACATTACCAAGTTGATGAatcatgtttgtttaaaaaaaaaattattgaaaccaggaggaatattttttaattattgcaaacaCTTTTGGTATTTCAAGAACATTGAAAGCCAgagcaatatttttgttttgaatagtgatatgttaattttattttagtgagcAAAAAACTTtgatagaagaatttttttaaatctattaaattaaagaataagttataatttgtttaaatacatagTCTGCTTAATTATAAATGATCTTCAAAGTTCATcacttattttaatcttaaaaattgatagtttaaaaatttataaaaacctataGGTTCAAAGACATTAGTAGTATTCACAGTAAATTAAGAGAACATATTTTTCTCAAGTGTGGTATGCATACATGTGTGTTACTTTCAGCTCAGCATCCAAGATGCTgcatttagtttcaatttttaatgattatatgttagtcttttttatagcaaaaatttttaattctattaaaagtgatttgatt
This window encodes:
- the amrt gene encoding TM2 domain-containing protein 2 amaretto; translated protein: MLFSFNTIFLITTFVLHFNYCNSLNDVNKIGTSSNNNNGNSTQEETMQYLPYGPYVKCSYLPREFLDCEEPVDHKGNRTAKEEAGHGCVKFGGYRYEEVEKAKAQCVVLPYIECYGPRTFYKDGFPCIKYKGHYFVTTLMYSILLGFLGMDRFCLGQTGTAVGKLLTLGGIGIWWIVDVILLVTNGLQPEDGTNWNAYA